TGAATTAGGCCCTGTGTTGACTGCGTTGGTTGCCGCCGGACGTGTTTCGGCTTCCATTGCCGCCGAATTGGGCACCATGAAGGTTACCGAGCAGATAGACGCCCTGGAGGCACTGGCGATTGATCCCCTGCGCTATCTGGCTCTGCCCAGAATTTTAGCTGGTTTTGCAATGGTGCCCATTCTGACCATCTTCGCCGATTTTGTGGGCCTGATGGGCGCCTATCTGGTGGCTTATATGAATCTGGACCTGCCGCCGGAAATCTTTTTTGGCAGCGTCAAAGAATTTTTTACCATTATGAATGTAATGTCCGGCCTGATTAAAGCCTTTGTCTTTGGCGGCGTAACCGCCATTATCGGCTGCCATGTGGGCTTTAATACCGAGGGCGGGGCCGAAGGCGTGGGAAAGGCCACCATCAGGGCATTTGTGCTCTCCGCCGCTTTAATTTTATTGAATGATTATTTGTTATCGGTTCTGTTGTTTTAACGGGTAAATGAGAAAAAATGATAAATATTGTAAACTTAAAAAAATCCTTTGACGATAAAGTTGTTTTACGCGGCGTCAATCTGGATATTTATGACGGCGAAAAACTGGTAGTCATCGGACGTAGCGGATGCGGGAAAAGCGTATTGTTAAAGCACATCCTGAACCTGATGCAGCCAGACGACGGGTATATTTTAATCGACGATGTTCCCATTAAAAAGATCCGTCAAAAAGACCTCTTTTTTTTGAGAAAACAATTTGGTTTCCTTTTCCAGGGCGCCGCCTTGTTCGATTCCATGACCGTGGCCGAAAATATTGCCCTGCCTTTGCATGAACACACCAATCTAACAGATAAAGAGATTCGTCTTAAAGTGGCAGAGAAGCTGGAAATGGTCGGCCTGCCGGGCACCGAAAAATTGTATCCTTCCGAGCTCTCGGGAGGGATGAAAAAACGCGTTGGGCTGGCCCGGGCGATTATCATGGACCCGAAATATGTGCTTTATGATGAACCCACCACCGGCCTTGACCCCATTATGGCCGCCAATATCGACCATTTGATTAATGAGCTGAACGAAAAAATTAAAGTTACCTCGGTTATCGTAACGCACGATATGCAAAGCGTCAGTCGCGTTGCAGACCGGGTGGTTATGTTGCACATGGGCAAAATAATTTTTAATGGCAGTTTAGATGAACTCTACAGCACCGATAATGCGGTGGTCGATCAATTTGTTCATGCCAAAATGGAAGGCCCCGTAAAACCCAAGCCCGTCAAATATTAATGGTTCGAATATTTTAGCCTGACCACAAAGCCATCCATGCTACTTACAATAAGAGAAGAAGAGGAAAGGGGAAGCGCCGTCGGGATAAAACTGTTTCCAGTTTTGTGCTTCCAGATTACTTTTCCATCTTGAATATTAAAAGCTACAACCAGGCCGTTTTTGGTGCCGAAAAACGCCGTTTGCCCTTTAACCTGAATCATCGAATTAGCAATGTCGTAGCCAAAATCCATGTTCTTTACCCAGTTGTAGCGCGGAGCCTTTTCGGAAGGACGCAACGAAAAAACTGTGTCGCGCATGCATTTGGCAAACACAAAATGTCCGTCGGCGCCGATGGTTTCGCGCACTTTGTAGCGATTGCTCCTCCACAGCGTGAGGCCGGTGGATAAATCGATGGCCGTTAAAAATCGATCCGGCGCAACCACAAACAACTGGTTTTTAACGGCAACCGGCCAGCAAGCCGCCGGCGAAAATAGCGCATTTTCTGCGGGGCCGCGCCATTTCCAGACCGGGCGTCCATCTCTTTTTTTAAGGGCGTACAAATATCCGTCCCACGCGCCAAAAACCACTTTGTCTTTCGTTAATAAAGGTCTGGTCTCGATGTAGCCGTTAATCTCGTTAAACTGCCAGATGCATTTTCCGCTGTTTAAATCCAGCGCGTAAAACGCACCGTCGTTTCTGCCCACAAAAACGGTGTCGCCGGAGACTACAGGTACGGCATACAGCGGCGCTCCAGTTTTAAATTGCCAGATTCGCTCACCCTTTTGTGCATCCAGACAATAAACATTGCTGTCGGCGCAGGTAAAAACAATGCGTTTCTTTGCTAATGTCGGTTGAGAGTACAGGGCGCCGGAAAATCTTTGAGTCCAGATTTCTTCTCCGGAAGCCAGGTCGAGGCAATGCAAACGCCCCATGTGATCGCCGATAAATACCGCATGTTTATTGGCCGCCGGCGATGCGGTGATTAAAGCATTGAAAGAACGTTTCCAGGTTTCTTTGACGGCAGGATACTGCGCATTTACAGAGTAGTCCGGCCGCTCAATTAAAGAGTCTGCCACAACATAATCGGTTTCCAGATCGACTTTCGTCCAGAGAGACGGTCTCTTTTCACCGACGGTTTTTACAAAAAATCTGAATTCTTTGCGATCCAGTTCAATGATATTGTAGGCCGCTTTTTTCCCTCTGCTTAAAGTCGATCGGCCCATAATTTGCGGGATGCCGTAGGCGTTTACCTGGCGATTGCGGTGACCGTGACCGTGAAGGATCATTTTAATATTGTAATTGCGGATGATTTTAAGAAGGCGGAAGTAATTGTCCACGGCGAACGGAGGATAAAGCGGGTAATGCGTAATCAGTACAACCGGTTGTCGGGGATGGCGCAAATGACTCAGAACATTTAGCAGCCAGTTTAAATCCTGTGGTGAAAAATGTCCATCCGCCATCCGTAAAACCGGCCCCTGATGCAGCCCGATGAACCGGATGCCTATCAAATCGAACTGAAATTTATCATCTCCAAAAAGTTTACGGAAACCCTGTAATCCGGAGTCGCTCCATTTGCTGTCGTGATTGCCGGGAATGATGTAGTAGGGCATCTCTAAACGATCTAAAATGTGTTTGGCCGTTTGCAGATTGGAGCCGGTATTAATCTCTGTGATGTCGCCGCTGATGATGACCAGGTGAATATTTTTTTGCCGGTTGATGTCCTTAACTACGGCTATTAAATCTTGCGTACCGCCTGTTGCGGGGGACACATGCGTATCAGAGAGCCAGGCAATCCTTTTGGAAGAAGATTGACAGGCAAATAAAAATACGACGACTACTATCAGGAATTTTTTCATATCGATTCCTCCGCTTACCCTGACAATTTAATGCAATTTGACTAAACTCTGAAAAAAATTAGAGTTCGCTTTAAAAGGGATGACCTTTCATTTTGATCACGCTCTGGCGAGGAGAAAATTTTAAGAGTATAAGAGTATAAGAGTTTAAGAGTGTAAGAGTGTAAGAGTTGATTAGTTGAATGGCCGCCGGACTCTCATTTCTTTTTTTGCCTTTACACGAAACTGGCCAGCGCAGAGGAATTACTTACACCATTGGAAATAACTCCCAACTTATTCGATCACACAATGCGTCCAGAGGGCGCAAAAAATTTAGTTTGATGGTAATGCTTTTCATTTGTACATTCATTAATAAGGAACTAAAAGAGAATAGATCATGGTACCTCTTACCTCAAATAAAAGTTCGGAACAACTCACAAAGCTGGATATCGCTAAATTGTGGCTTCCTCGTTATACGGGCACTGAAATTGACGCTTTTGGCGACTATATTTTAATCACCAATTTTGCGCATTACTTAACCATGTTCGCCGAACGGTTCAACTGTTCCATCAAAGGAGAAGGGCGCCCCATGCAAACGGCTACTAATTCCCGGGGCCTTACAATCATCAATTTTGGCATGGGGTCGCCCAATGCGGCCACCATCATGGATTTGCTTACGGCGCGCAATCCCCAGGGCGTTTTGTTTTTGGGAAAATGCGGCGGACTCAAAAAAAGCACCGAACTTGGTCATTTTATTCTGCCCATCGCCGCCATCAGAGGCGAAGGAACCGGTAATGATTATTTTCCTCCAGAGGTTCCGGCCCTGCCTTCTTTTAAGCTTCACAAATTCGTTTCGGAGAAGCTCTTAAAGTATGACCTGGAGTACCGCACGGGAGTTATCTACACCACTAACCGTCGCGTCTGGGAATGGGATGAGCCTTTTAAAGCGTATTTGCGAAAAATATCCGCTATTGCCATCGATATGGAGACGGCTACCGTTTTTATTGTGGGCCATGCCAATGCCATCGCGCGAGGCGCCTTGCTGCTGGTTAGCGATTTGCCCATGACGCCCGACGGGGTAAAAACAGAGGAATCGGATGCTTATGTTACGCAAAAATACACCGAGCTCCATCTTAAAATCGGCATTGAAGCCATGAGCGATATCGGAGGGAAAGGCGAAAAAATTAAACATTTTAAATATTAAGAAGTCTTGTTACGCCCGAGGGTGTCTCAAAAGCAACATCTAATGAAAAATTATACAAAGATAGGAAAAAGCTTACAGTAGCCCTCACCCCCTGCCCCCCTCTCCCGATTTTCGGGAGAGGGGGAATTAAAGGGGGTGAGGGAAAGAAAAACTTTATAAAAATACATTGTCTTTGACTTTTGGGACAGCCCCAGGGTGGGGGGATGAGTTTTTTAAACAGCACAAAAATTTTCGCATCCCTCCCGCGCGGACCGAATCTTTCAAGGGAAGTATCCTAATCAGAAAAGGTCCGCTTTATTTTAAGACTTCAACAAGTTTTTGTTTATAAATTATAACGCCGAGGTCAAAATGATTGGTCGTTGGGAGTTTATCATCGGTCTGGTGATTATTGTTAACCTTTTTAACTTTATCTGGTTGACGCATATCCGTTACAAAAGAACCATTGGCCGCCGGCGGCACCGCTGGAAAAGGTGGCTGAGTATCGCCTTTTTTGTATTAAGCCCCGCCGTGTTTGTTTTTAATTTATTGTCTTTACCTTTTATGCACTATTCGAATTTATTATTAGGGGGCATGGGGGTCTGGTTCGGCCTGTCTCAATTGAAATTTGTAAACCGCCATTCCGGCGTACCGCCCATTGTAGAGCCTTTAAGTATTTTTTATCTGATAATTTGTACCTTATTGTCAATGTTGGGGGCGATGAAAATCGTATAAAAAAAAAGCCGGCCCGTGAGCCGACTTAAACTAAGGCAGGCTTTTGTATTTTGTTCGCCTGAATACAGCTTGTACAAACACGCATTCTTTTTACGCCCTGCGGCGTTTGAACACGGATTTTCTGCAAATTGGGCATAAAACGACGTTTGGTTTTATTGTGTGCATGACTGACATTATTTCCAACCATTGGACGTTTACCGCAAATTTCACAAACATATGCCATTGGATTAGTCTCCTCTTTTTCAAATTTAAAGCCTCTAATTTAAAAACCTTTTTTCATTTATGCAAATTTGAGTTTGACGAATTTTACCGATGGTGATAATTAATCTTTCAATCTGTTTTTTTAAAATTAATATTGACTAAAAAATGGTCGATGTACAATAATGGAAAAGAATAATTGACAGGCACTGCGACGATGGCTTTCCGTTTTATTGAGGGGGAAAATCGGTTATTAAAGATATTGATTGAAAGAGCGGGGGAAGACGATTCCATCCGAAGCGCCTTGCTCATATTAAATTCCATGCCAGGCGTGACCGGTAGTTATGCATACATTAAATGCTTAAAAACCAACTTTGAGTTTACAGAAGGCGAACCGCCTCCGGAACTGGACAACGAAGCCATACATTTTCAGCTCCAAACTCTGAAAACCATTAAACCACCTTCCGAAGCGAAA
This sequence is a window from Caldithrix abyssi DSM 13497. Protein-coding genes within it:
- a CDS encoding ABC transporter ATP-binding protein, translated to MINIVNLKKSFDDKVVLRGVNLDIYDGEKLVVIGRSGCGKSVLLKHILNLMQPDDGYILIDDVPIKKIRQKDLFFLRKQFGFLFQGAALFDSMTVAENIALPLHEHTNLTDKEIRLKVAEKLEMVGLPGTEKLYPSELSGGMKKRVGLARAIIMDPKYVLYDEPTTGLDPIMAANIDHLINELNEKIKVTSVIVTHDMQSVSRVADRVVMLHMGKIIFNGSLDELYSTDNAVVDQFVHAKMEGPVKPKPVKY
- the rpmB gene encoding 50S ribosomal protein L28, which codes for MAYVCEICGKRPMVGNNVSHAHNKTKRRFMPNLQKIRVQTPQGVKRMRVCTSCIQANKIQKPALV
- a CDS encoding PQQ-binding-like beta-propeller repeat protein is translated as MKKFLIVVVVFLFACQSSSKRIAWLSDTHVSPATGGTQDLIAVVKDINRQKNIHLVIISGDITEINTGSNLQTAKHILDRLEMPYYIIPGNHDSKWSDSGLQGFRKLFGDDKFQFDLIGIRFIGLHQGPVLRMADGHFSPQDLNWLLNVLSHLRHPRQPVVLITHYPLYPPFAVDNYFRLLKIIRNYNIKMILHGHGHRNRQVNAYGIPQIMGRSTLSRGKKAAYNIIELDRKEFRFFVKTVGEKRPSLWTKVDLETDYVVADSLIERPDYSVNAQYPAVKETWKRSFNALITASPAANKHAVFIGDHMGRLHCLDLASGEEIWTQRFSGALYSQPTLAKKRIVFTCADSNVYCLDAQKGERIWQFKTGAPLYAVPVVSGDTVFVGRNDGAFYALDLNSGKCIWQFNEINGYIETRPLLTKDKVVFGAWDGYLYALKKRDGRPVWKWRGPAENALFSPAACWPVAVKNQLFVVAPDRFLTAIDLSTGLTLWRSNRYKVRETIGADGHFVFAKCMRDTVFSLRPSEKAPRYNWVKNMDFGYDIANSMIQVKGQTAFFGTKNGLVVAFNIQDGKVIWKHKTGNSFIPTALPLSSSSLIVSSMDGFVVRLKYSNH
- a CDS encoding MlaE family ABC transporter permease, which produces MILLLERIGQKTLRLFTETGAVFIMLWKTFKYLSELWRTRFLILEQMMQIGVRSLPLVIFVGVFAGAVASIQTAYQLEGYISFNYLGAATSIAIFIELGPVLTALVAAGRVSASIAAELGTMKVTEQIDALEALAIDPLRYLALPRILAGFAMVPILTIFADFVGLMGAYLVAYMNLDLPPEIFFGSVKEFFTIMNVMSGLIKAFVFGGVTAIIGCHVGFNTEGGAEGVGKATIRAFVLSAALILLNDYLLSVLLF
- a CDS encoding AMP nucleosidase, coding for MVPLTSNKSSEQLTKLDIAKLWLPRYTGTEIDAFGDYILITNFAHYLTMFAERFNCSIKGEGRPMQTATNSRGLTIINFGMGSPNAATIMDLLTARNPQGVLFLGKCGGLKKSTELGHFILPIAAIRGEGTGNDYFPPEVPALPSFKLHKFVSEKLLKYDLEYRTGVIYTTNRRVWEWDEPFKAYLRKISAIAIDMETATVFIVGHANAIARGALLLVSDLPMTPDGVKTEESDAYVTQKYTELHLKIGIEAMSDIGGKGEKIKHFKY